A genomic region of Stigmatopora nigra isolate UIUO_SnigA chromosome 16, RoL_Snig_1.1, whole genome shotgun sequence contains the following coding sequences:
- the LOC144209324 gene encoding uncharacterized protein LOC144209324 isoform X6 — MEPGHLLRDHFSGCIMTTGGQTSMSQLEHQGEGQPHKADKQQQQFLADISGFSHSGSPGLNIEVGTTSFSPEKPPSIADPLQPAPIVGSEAPKGPHSPMLPEPQAPRSPLDMSAGALGDSWPDATGCLPTELLFTPSVTSVINRHINNLAMIHGDAPTTWPSRESTPYAGGDEREVEESDKKQKKKKKRRQKDEGSHEHLESKGHVEVHSQGEPELHHQRTETKRDSGDGGAWEEQIWKSGGRGKKGKSRKKIPEEWEVSPESFDSSSKSQIPQEVVKELRSSSQTSKDISFADDNTNQSSRKQESFIEEGLVPSPLAHDILSPETVSISPLVLNSELKATAAPFTMPSPSSAGPADSLLMAPSPGESFEMHIDTENTSLTDTVDSGVFDNTDFVQQPVIQVIPDADTPAFSPPSKPDLAPSPNGGVVASAPPLSPSDASWLLNNSHTTSSNSEQFDFSDISASTHSIPVELVFDTPSPAPLRSPKTTAQEFQIKEHDIENTDTSQSKKSRSSSSSSLKSPTASDAKQFPTQETTSVSPSSSPSLASFGIQASGLNPAAKPFFPSFADTVEQPSLVSPIIEENAAKSDQKKEKLEDKPKVDLIDPAEQKSVKVEFPTAAKVEKDVGKEKQTDFNLWQEPENFLHKEKEAVKVVEEKITVKVTADKESKNIPNEKEEMKAKEESEKVKEKLPEKVEEKPKEKEIEKVELVQQKMEKAGKDVQPHGPADKLIKTETFDTVEKSENVALKDEFKKKEVVGKHETKDESKITEKTEKTEVKDSREQHVESKVEKTPEQLPTPVKLDAAPDKAEKKADTAADVEEALKASAQTHQSEKAQKEDELAKLSEKPKETVKSLGEKEDKTKIVSDKKAVEKKDDKKDKVIKTDVTEKTTKAKPFTTNGSTAASSKELAGTDKKTKLAGATKPSTLSKTRPVTATAGTSSTTAPTKRPIPSSSISNIDKKTTTKAPSTATGVPKRPSTITTSRLSSSTTTRDIKTKAPIEKRPLVPKASTATSNQAGSSAATKNGTTTATSKMTTSTRTSLSTRTATTTTSRKPLVTKTDSQPIAERRPSTLKTSTADSTKPKTTTTRSSTSTTTTATASRARIAASKTTTSSSTTGAPTERKPLVPRAPRATSSLTTNTTTSTTRTTSRPGTAPAPDIHNARSKIGSTDNIKYQPGGGKVSAASKSRVPASKEKSQVKVQIVSQKLDFSHVGARLGSKDNIKHVPGGGNVQILNKKVDLSKITSKCGSKDNIKHKPGGGVSKIESHKVNFKDKAQSKVGSMDNVSHSPGGGSVKAEGSQETGEGVGASSLAPGPESVQVGSPSAHENGLKNATPCNPEGLQQPQVLVSHIPETSI; from the exons ATGGAACCAGGCCATCTTTTGAGAGACCATTTTTCAG GTTGTATAATGACCACAGGAGGGCAGACATCAATGTCACAACTCGAACATCAGGGAGAGGGGCAGCCACACAAAGCTGACAAACAGCAGCAGCAATTTTTGGCAGACATATCAG GTTTCTCCCACTCTGGAAGCCCTGGGTTAAATATAGAGGTTGGGACTACATCTTTCAGTCCAGAGAAGCCTCCAAGTATCGCTGATCCTCTGCAGCCTGCACCCATAGTTGGCTCGGAGGCCCCTAAAGGTCCCCACAGCCCTATGCTGCCTGAACCACAAGCTCCACGCAGCCCCCTGGATATGTCAGCAG GTGCTCTAGGTGACTCCTGGCCAGACGCGACTGGTTGCCTCCCGACAGAACTCCTTTTCACCCCCAGTGTCACATCTGTGATCAATCGCCATATTAACAATCTTGCAATGATTCACGGTGACGCACCTACGACCTGGCCTAGCAGAGAAAGCACTCCTTACGCAGGTGGTGATGAAAGGGAAGTCGAGGAATCAgacaaaaaacagaagaaaaagaagaaaagaagacagAAAGATGAGGGCTCTCACGAACATCTGGAAAGCAAGGGTCACGTTGAAGTGCATTCACAGGGCGAACCAGAATTGCACCACCAAAGGACTGAAACCAAACGTGATAGCGGGGATGGTGGTGCCTGGGAGGAACAGATTTGGAAGAGTGGTGGACGgggtaaaaagggaaaaagtagGAAGAAGATTCCTGAGGAGTGGGAAGTGTCCCCAGAGTCTTTTGACTCTTCATCAAAAAGCCAGATCCCCCAAGAGGTTGTGAAGGAGCTTAGAAGTTCCTCACAAACAAGCAAGGACATTTCCTTTGCTGATGATAATACCAACCAGAGCTCACGGAAACAGGAAAGTTTCATAGAGGAAGGCTTGGTCCCTTCTCCACTAGCCCATGATATATTATCTCCCGAGACAGTTTCCATCAGTCCACTTGTCTTGAACAGCGAACTAAAAGCTACTGCAGCTCCATTCACTATGCCATCCCCTAGCAGTGCTGGGCCAGCTGACTCCTTGCTAATGGCTCCTAGTCCTGGTGAATCATTTGAGATGCACATTGATACTGAAAATACCAGCTTAACAGATACGGTTGACAGTGGGGTGTTTGACAACACTGATTTTGTCCAACAGCCTGTTATACAAGTCATACCTGATGCAGATACTCCTGCTTTCAGTCCTCCATCTAAGCCAGATTTGGCTCCTTCCCCAAATGGTGGAGTGGTTGCATCAGCTCCACCTCTTTCACCCTCAGATGCTTCATGGCTCCTGAATAACTCTCACACTACCAGCAGCAACAGTGAACAATTTGACTTCAGTGATATTAGCGCTTCCACTCATTCTATACCCGTAGAATTGGTATTTGACACCCCTAGTCCAGCCCCTTTACGCTCCCCCAAAACTACAGCACAGGAATTCCAAATAAAAGAGCACGACATTGAGAATACGGACACAAGTCAATCTAAGAAGTCTCGTTCGTCATCATCTTCCTCACTTAAGAGTCCCACCGCCTCAGATGCAAAGCAATTCCCAACCCAAGAAACAACAAGTGTCAGCCCCTCTTCCTCCCCATCACTTGCCTCTTTTGGAATTCAAGCATCTGGCCTTAACCCTGCAGCAAAGCCCTTCTTTCCGAGCTTTGCTGATACCGTGGAACAACCAAGCTTGGTTTCCCCCATCATCGAAG AAAATGCTGCCAAGTCAGACCAAAAAAAGGAGAAGTTGGAAGACAAGCCTAAAGTGGACCTCATTGATCCAGCTGAGCAAAAGTCAGTCAAGGTTGAATTTCCAACGGCAGCTAAGGTGGAAAAAGATgtaggaaaagaaaaacaaacagatttCAATCTGTGGCAGGAGCCTGAAAATTTTCTGCACAAGGAGAAAGAGGCAGTTAAGGTTGTTGAGGAAAAAATCACAGTGAAAGTTACAGCGGATAAAGAGTCTAAAAATATTCCTAATGAGAAAGAGGAAATGAAAGCAAAAGAGGAGTCTGAAAAAGTGAAAGAGAAGCTACCAGAGAAGGTTGAAGAAAAACCAAAGGAAAAAGAGATAGAGAAAGTGGAATTAGTCCagcagaaaatggaaaaagctGGTAAAGACGTCCAACCTCATGGACCTGCAGACAAACTGATAAAGACAGAGACATTTGACACGgtagaaaaatctgaaaatgtggCCTTGAAGGatgaatttaagaaaaaagagGTTGTGGGAAAACATGAGACAAAAGATGAGAGCAAAATTACTGAGAAGACTGAAAAGACAGAGGTGAAGGACAGCAGAGAGCAACACGTCGAATCCAAAGTGGAAAAGACCCCCGAGCAGCTGCCGACACCTGTCAAGCTTGATGCCGCTCCTGACAAGGCGGAAAAGAAGGCTGACACTGCAGCTGATGTGGAAGAAGCCTTGAAAGCTTCAGCCCAGACACACCAATCTGAGAAAGCTCAGAAAGAGGATGAACTAGCAAAATTATCAGAGAAGCCAAAAGAGACAGTAAAGTCGCTTGGTGAAAAGGAAGATAAGACGAAAATAGTCAGTGACAAAAAGGCAGTGGAGAAAAAGGATGACAAGAAGGACAAAGTTATAAAAACAGATGTCACTGAGAAGACCACAAAAGCAAAACCATTCACCACCAATGGGAGCACTGCAGCATCAAGCAAAGAATTGGCTGGAACAGACAAGAAAACAAAG CTTGCTGGGGCAACAAAACCAAGCACCCTCTCCAAAACACGGCCAGTCACAGCCACTGCTGGTACCAGTTCTACTACAGCACCTACTAAGCGCCCCATACCCTCTTCAAGCATATCCAATatagataaaaaaacaaccaccaaGGCTCCATCAACAGCCACTGGTGTTCCAAAGAGGCCCTCAACCATTACTACTAGCCGCCTTTCATCCTCTACCACTACACGTGATATTAAAACGAAG GCACCCATAGAAAAGCGTCCCCTCGTGCCAAAGGCCAGCACTGCCACCTCAAATCAAGCAGGTTCTTCTGCTGCGACCAAAAATGGGACAACCACCGCAACCAGTAAAATGACAACATCGACACGCACAAGTTTGTCAACTCGCACTGCGACCACCACGACATCCAGAAAGCCCCTGG tcacAAAGACAGACTCTCAACCAATTGCGGAGAGGAGACCAAGCACTCTAAAGACCTCCACAg CTGATTCCACCAAAcccaaaaccaccaccacaaGAAGCTCTACTTCTACCACTACGACGGCCACTGCCTCTCGCGCCCGAATTGCAGCCTCCAAAACAACTACATCTTCCAGCACTACTGGCGCACCGACAGAGAGGAAGCCCTTGGTACCCCGTGCTCCCAGGGCCACCTCCTCCTTAACAACTAACACAACAACCAGCACCACAAGGACCACGTCTCGTCCTGGTACCGCACCTGCCCCCGATATCCACAATGCCCGCTCAAAGATCGGCTCGACAGACAACATAAAGTATCAACCAGGGGGTGGAAAG GTGTCAGCTGCCTCTAAAAGCAGGGTCCCAGCCTCCAAAGAAAAAAGCCAGGTCAAA GTTCAGATAGTCTCCCAAAAGTTGGACTTCAGTCACGTCGGTGCACGCTTGGGCTCCAAGGACAATATCAAGCATGTTCCTGGTGGAGGGAAT GTACAGATTCTCAACAAAAAGGTCGATTTGAGTAAGATAACCTCAAAGTGCGGCTCCAAGGACAACATCAAGCACAAGCCCG GTGGAGGTGTCTCAAAGATTGAGTCACACAAAGTCAATTTTAAGGACAAAGCTCAGTCCAAAGTGGGTTCTATGGACAATGTGAGCCATTCACCTGGTGGAGGAAGTGTCAAG GCTGAGGGGTCCCAGGAGACAGGTGAGGGTGTCGGGGCATCATCACTTGCCCCTGGACCAGAATCCGTGCAAGTGGGGAGTCCTTCCGCCCATgagaatggattaaaaaatgcaactccCTGTAATCCTGAAGGTCTCCAGCAGCCCCAGGTCCTGGTTTCCCACATCCCAGAGACAA GCATCTAA
- the LOC144209324 gene encoding uncharacterized protein LOC144209324 isoform X4 codes for MAELDLSLSDALVDSAPQQGQESRAERDFVAQLEAETYDDKIGETVCKTDYIPLLDNDDASAGSAVENGGQQAQGVQKPGCIMTTGGQTSMSQLEHQGEGQPHKADKQQQQFLADISGFSHSGSPGLNIEVGTTSFSPEKPPSIADPLQPAPIVGSEAPKGPHSPMLPEPQAPRSPLDMSAGALGDSWPDATGCLPTELLFTPSVTSVINRHINNLAMIHGDAPTTWPSRESTPYAGGDEREVEESDKKQKKKKKRRQKDEGSHEHLESKGHVEVHSQGEPELHHQRTETKRDSGDGGAWEEQIWKSGGRGKKGKSRKKIPEEWEVSPESFDSSSKSQIPQEVVKELRSSSQTSKDISFADDNTNQSSRKQESFIEEGLVPSPLAHDILSPETVSISPLVLNSELKATAAPFTMPSPSSAGPADSLLMAPSPGESFEMHIDTENTSLTDTVDSGVFDNTDFVQQPVIQVIPDADTPAFSPPSKPDLAPSPNGGVVASAPPLSPSDASWLLNNSHTTSSNSEQFDFSDISASTHSIPVELVFDTPSPAPLRSPKTTAQEFQIKEHDIENTDTSQSKKSRSSSSSSLKSPTASDAKQFPTQETTSVSPSSSPSLASFGIQASGLNPAAKPFFPSFADTVEQPSLVSPIIEENAAKSDQKKEKLEDKPKVDLIDPAEQKSVKVEFPTAAKVEKDVGKEKQTDFNLWQEPENFLHKEKEAVKVVEEKITVKVTADKESKNIPNEKEEMKAKEESEKVKEKLPEKVEEKPKEKEIEKVELVQQKMEKAGKDVQPHGPADKLIKTETFDTVEKSENVALKDEFKKKEVVGKHETKDESKITEKTEKTEVKDSREQHVESKVEKTPEQLPTPVKLDAAPDKAEKKADTAADVEEALKASAQTHQSEKAQKEDELAKLSEKPKETVKSLGEKEDKTKIVSDKKAVEKKDDKKDKVIKTDVTEKTTKAKPFTTNGSTAASSKELAGTDKKTKLAGATKPSTLSKTRPVTATAGTSSTTAPTKRPIPSSSISNIDKKTTTKAPSTATGVPKRPSTITTSRLSSSTTTRDIKTKAPIEKRPLVPKASTATSNQAGSSAATKNGTTTATSKMTTSTRTSLSTRTATTTTSRKPLVTKTDSQPIAERRPSTLKTSTADSTKPKTTTTRSSTSTTTTATASRARIAASKTTTSSSTTGAPTERKPLVPRAPRATSSLTTNTTTSTTRTTSRPGTAPAPDIHNARSKIGSTDNIKYQPGGGKVSAASKSRVPASKEKSQVKVQILNKKVDLSKITSKCGSKDNIKHKPGGGVSKIESHKVNFKDKAQSKVGSMDNVSHSPGGGSVKAEGSQETGEGVGASSLAPGPESVQVGSPSAHENGLKNATPCNPEGLQQPQVLVSHIPETSI; via the exons GTTGTATAATGACCACAGGAGGGCAGACATCAATGTCACAACTCGAACATCAGGGAGAGGGGCAGCCACACAAAGCTGACAAACAGCAGCAGCAATTTTTGGCAGACATATCAG GTTTCTCCCACTCTGGAAGCCCTGGGTTAAATATAGAGGTTGGGACTACATCTTTCAGTCCAGAGAAGCCTCCAAGTATCGCTGATCCTCTGCAGCCTGCACCCATAGTTGGCTCGGAGGCCCCTAAAGGTCCCCACAGCCCTATGCTGCCTGAACCACAAGCTCCACGCAGCCCCCTGGATATGTCAGCAG GTGCTCTAGGTGACTCCTGGCCAGACGCGACTGGTTGCCTCCCGACAGAACTCCTTTTCACCCCCAGTGTCACATCTGTGATCAATCGCCATATTAACAATCTTGCAATGATTCACGGTGACGCACCTACGACCTGGCCTAGCAGAGAAAGCACTCCTTACGCAGGTGGTGATGAAAGGGAAGTCGAGGAATCAgacaaaaaacagaagaaaaagaagaaaagaagacagAAAGATGAGGGCTCTCACGAACATCTGGAAAGCAAGGGTCACGTTGAAGTGCATTCACAGGGCGAACCAGAATTGCACCACCAAAGGACTGAAACCAAACGTGATAGCGGGGATGGTGGTGCCTGGGAGGAACAGATTTGGAAGAGTGGTGGACGgggtaaaaagggaaaaagtagGAAGAAGATTCCTGAGGAGTGGGAAGTGTCCCCAGAGTCTTTTGACTCTTCATCAAAAAGCCAGATCCCCCAAGAGGTTGTGAAGGAGCTTAGAAGTTCCTCACAAACAAGCAAGGACATTTCCTTTGCTGATGATAATACCAACCAGAGCTCACGGAAACAGGAAAGTTTCATAGAGGAAGGCTTGGTCCCTTCTCCACTAGCCCATGATATATTATCTCCCGAGACAGTTTCCATCAGTCCACTTGTCTTGAACAGCGAACTAAAAGCTACTGCAGCTCCATTCACTATGCCATCCCCTAGCAGTGCTGGGCCAGCTGACTCCTTGCTAATGGCTCCTAGTCCTGGTGAATCATTTGAGATGCACATTGATACTGAAAATACCAGCTTAACAGATACGGTTGACAGTGGGGTGTTTGACAACACTGATTTTGTCCAACAGCCTGTTATACAAGTCATACCTGATGCAGATACTCCTGCTTTCAGTCCTCCATCTAAGCCAGATTTGGCTCCTTCCCCAAATGGTGGAGTGGTTGCATCAGCTCCACCTCTTTCACCCTCAGATGCTTCATGGCTCCTGAATAACTCTCACACTACCAGCAGCAACAGTGAACAATTTGACTTCAGTGATATTAGCGCTTCCACTCATTCTATACCCGTAGAATTGGTATTTGACACCCCTAGTCCAGCCCCTTTACGCTCCCCCAAAACTACAGCACAGGAATTCCAAATAAAAGAGCACGACATTGAGAATACGGACACAAGTCAATCTAAGAAGTCTCGTTCGTCATCATCTTCCTCACTTAAGAGTCCCACCGCCTCAGATGCAAAGCAATTCCCAACCCAAGAAACAACAAGTGTCAGCCCCTCTTCCTCCCCATCACTTGCCTCTTTTGGAATTCAAGCATCTGGCCTTAACCCTGCAGCAAAGCCCTTCTTTCCGAGCTTTGCTGATACCGTGGAACAACCAAGCTTGGTTTCCCCCATCATCGAAG AAAATGCTGCCAAGTCAGACCAAAAAAAGGAGAAGTTGGAAGACAAGCCTAAAGTGGACCTCATTGATCCAGCTGAGCAAAAGTCAGTCAAGGTTGAATTTCCAACGGCAGCTAAGGTGGAAAAAGATgtaggaaaagaaaaacaaacagatttCAATCTGTGGCAGGAGCCTGAAAATTTTCTGCACAAGGAGAAAGAGGCAGTTAAGGTTGTTGAGGAAAAAATCACAGTGAAAGTTACAGCGGATAAAGAGTCTAAAAATATTCCTAATGAGAAAGAGGAAATGAAAGCAAAAGAGGAGTCTGAAAAAGTGAAAGAGAAGCTACCAGAGAAGGTTGAAGAAAAACCAAAGGAAAAAGAGATAGAGAAAGTGGAATTAGTCCagcagaaaatggaaaaagctGGTAAAGACGTCCAACCTCATGGACCTGCAGACAAACTGATAAAGACAGAGACATTTGACACGgtagaaaaatctgaaaatgtggCCTTGAAGGatgaatttaagaaaaaagagGTTGTGGGAAAACATGAGACAAAAGATGAGAGCAAAATTACTGAGAAGACTGAAAAGACAGAGGTGAAGGACAGCAGAGAGCAACACGTCGAATCCAAAGTGGAAAAGACCCCCGAGCAGCTGCCGACACCTGTCAAGCTTGATGCCGCTCCTGACAAGGCGGAAAAGAAGGCTGACACTGCAGCTGATGTGGAAGAAGCCTTGAAAGCTTCAGCCCAGACACACCAATCTGAGAAAGCTCAGAAAGAGGATGAACTAGCAAAATTATCAGAGAAGCCAAAAGAGACAGTAAAGTCGCTTGGTGAAAAGGAAGATAAGACGAAAATAGTCAGTGACAAAAAGGCAGTGGAGAAAAAGGATGACAAGAAGGACAAAGTTATAAAAACAGATGTCACTGAGAAGACCACAAAAGCAAAACCATTCACCACCAATGGGAGCACTGCAGCATCAAGCAAAGAATTGGCTGGAACAGACAAGAAAACAAAG CTTGCTGGGGCAACAAAACCAAGCACCCTCTCCAAAACACGGCCAGTCACAGCCACTGCTGGTACCAGTTCTACTACAGCACCTACTAAGCGCCCCATACCCTCTTCAAGCATATCCAATatagataaaaaaacaaccaccaaGGCTCCATCAACAGCCACTGGTGTTCCAAAGAGGCCCTCAACCATTACTACTAGCCGCCTTTCATCCTCTACCACTACACGTGATATTAAAACGAAG GCACCCATAGAAAAGCGTCCCCTCGTGCCAAAGGCCAGCACTGCCACCTCAAATCAAGCAGGTTCTTCTGCTGCGACCAAAAATGGGACAACCACCGCAACCAGTAAAATGACAACATCGACACGCACAAGTTTGTCAACTCGCACTGCGACCACCACGACATCCAGAAAGCCCCTGG tcacAAAGACAGACTCTCAACCAATTGCGGAGAGGAGACCAAGCACTCTAAAGACCTCCACAg CTGATTCCACCAAAcccaaaaccaccaccacaaGAAGCTCTACTTCTACCACTACGACGGCCACTGCCTCTCGCGCCCGAATTGCAGCCTCCAAAACAACTACATCTTCCAGCACTACTGGCGCACCGACAGAGAGGAAGCCCTTGGTACCCCGTGCTCCCAGGGCCACCTCCTCCTTAACAACTAACACAACAACCAGCACCACAAGGACCACGTCTCGTCCTGGTACCGCACCTGCCCCCGATATCCACAATGCCCGCTCAAAGATCGGCTCGACAGACAACATAAAGTATCAACCAGGGGGTGGAAAG GTGTCAGCTGCCTCTAAAAGCAGGGTCCCAGCCTCCAAAGAAAAAAGCCAGGTCAAA GTACAGATTCTCAACAAAAAGGTCGATTTGAGTAAGATAACCTCAAAGTGCGGCTCCAAGGACAACATCAAGCACAAGCCCG GTGGAGGTGTCTCAAAGATTGAGTCACACAAAGTCAATTTTAAGGACAAAGCTCAGTCCAAAGTGGGTTCTATGGACAATGTGAGCCATTCACCTGGTGGAGGAAGTGTCAAG GCTGAGGGGTCCCAGGAGACAGGTGAGGGTGTCGGGGCATCATCACTTGCCCCTGGACCAGAATCCGTGCAAGTGGGGAGTCCTTCCGCCCATgagaatggattaaaaaatgcaactccCTGTAATCCTGAAGGTCTCCAGCAGCCCCAGGTCCTGGTTTCCCACATCCCAGAGACAA GCATCTAA